From a region of the Odoribacter splanchnicus DSM 20712 genome:
- a CDS encoding PstS family phosphate ABC transporter substrate-binding protein: MMRNIRVVFAVLSLSVVLVAGVADELQAQEKRQGWIKRLRYRRELRRELQGEIQLSGAFALYPMAVKWAEEFRKIHPKVRIDISAGGAGKGITDALAKVVDLGMVSRDIYPQELEKGAFPIAVVKDAVVPTINSNNPLIDQILATGLKQQVAQDLWIHTTARTWGDVLGTGSTIPVHVYTRSDACGAAETFAAWLGAKQEDLEGTAVFGDPGVTSVVQRDKVGIGFNNIAYAYDINSKKPYRHIAVIPLDLNGNGKIDPEEDFYATSTELNAAIAEGKYPSPPARNLFLVSNGKPMKPEVLAFLEFILTDGQQYAPEVGYIGLSSDILEEELFKLQE; encoded by the coding sequence ATGATGCGGAATATACGTGTAGTTTTTGCAGTTTTGTCTTTATCTGTTGTATTGGTTGCCGGAGTTGCAGATGAATTACAGGCACAGGAGAAAAGACAGGGATGGATTAAACGATTGAGATACAGGCGGGAATTACGTCGGGAGTTGCAAGGTGAGATTCAATTATCCGGAGCTTTTGCTCTTTATCCTATGGCTGTGAAATGGGCGGAAGAGTTTCGTAAGATCCATCCTAAAGTGAGGATCGATATTTCTGCCGGTGGGGCTGGTAAAGGAATTACCGATGCTTTGGCTAAGGTGGTAGACCTTGGAATGGTCTCCCGGGATATTTATCCGCAGGAACTGGAAAAAGGGGCTTTCCCGATAGCGGTGGTGAAGGATGCCGTCGTACCTACTATTAATTCGAATAATCCTTTGATCGATCAGATATTAGCGACTGGTTTAAAGCAACAGGTGGCTCAGGATCTGTGGATTCATACCACAGCCCGGACCTGGGGCGATGTGCTGGGGACGGGCAGTACGATACCGGTACATGTGTATACCCGCTCGGATGCTTGCGGTGCTGCAGAAACTTTTGCTGCCTGGTTAGGAGCTAAACAAGAGGATCTGGAAGGAACCGCTGTATTCGGAGATCCCGGAGTCACTTCTGTGGTGCAACGTGACAAAGTAGGGATCGGATTTAATAATATTGCCTATGCTTACGATATCAATTCTAAAAAGCCTTATCGGCATATCGCAGTGATTCCCTTGGATTTGAACGGCAATGGAAAGATCGATCCGGAAGAAGATTTTTATGCCACTAGTACAGAATTGAATGCTGCTATTGCAGAAGGGAAATATCCCAGCCCACCGGCCCGGAACCTGTTTTTGGTTTCGAATGGAAAACCGATGAAACCGGAAGTGCTTGCTTTTCTCGAATTTATTTTGACAGATGGGCAGCAATATGCTCCTGAAGTGGGATATATCGGGCTTTCATCCGATATATTGGAAGAAGAATTATTCAAATTGCAGGAATAA
- a CDS encoding TIGR01777 family oxidoreductase has protein sequence MKIAISGATGFIGTHLTRYLSGQGHEVTGLGRKWFGRGNADHLAKLMEGMDVVINLAGAPVNHRWTTAYKQELYDSRIIPTRMLVDAINRTDRVRLFISASAVGYYPSRGCYDEYSHVKSDGFLAGLCRAWEAEAGLIRKSARLIITRFGVVLSPEGGAFLQLIRPLQSRLATVIGSGNQPFTWIALTDLIGAMGFVIDQPGWSGVFNFVTPEQTTNAAFTAALARRYHARLTVKLPTVFFRLFYGEGAVLLTEGQCVKPTRLLEKEFQFQAPTVEAFFKRI, from the coding sequence ATGAAAATTGCAATTAGTGGAGCGACCGGTTTTATCGGTACACATTTAACCCGTTATTTATCGGGACAGGGGCATGAAGTGACAGGACTTGGACGGAAATGGTTCGGTCGGGGAAATGCCGATCATTTGGCAAAGTTGATGGAAGGAATGGATGTCGTTATTAATTTGGCAGGAGCCCCTGTCAATCATCGTTGGACGACGGCATATAAACAGGAATTGTACGATAGCCGGATCATTCCTACACGTATGCTGGTCGATGCGATTAACCGGACTGACCGGGTTCGGCTTTTTATTTCGGCTTCGGCGGTAGGATATTACCCTTCCCGGGGCTGTTACGATGAATATAGTCATGTGAAAAGCGATGGTTTTTTGGCCGGATTGTGTAGGGCTTGGGAAGCAGAGGCTGGACTGATCCGGAAGTCGGCCAGATTGATCATTACGCGTTTTGGGGTGGTATTATCCCCTGAGGGTGGGGCTTTTCTGCAACTTATCCGTCCTTTGCAGAGTAGATTGGCAACGGTGATCGGGTCCGGGAATCAACCTTTTACCTGGATTGCTCTAACTGATTTGATCGGGGCAATGGGATTTGTGATCGACCAGCCCGGATGGAGTGGGGTTTTTAATTTTGTGACGCCGGAGCAGACGACTAACGCTGCTTTTACCGCTGCTTTGGCCCGACGGTATCATGCCCGATTAACCGTAAAACTCCCGACTGTTTTTTTTCGATTGTTTTATGGGGAGGGGGCTGTTTTGCTGACCGAGGGCCAATGTGTGAAACCTACCCGTTTGCTGGAAAAGGAATTTCAGTTTCAGGCACCTACTGTAGAGGCTTTTTTTAAGCGTATATAG
- the ung gene encoding uracil-DNA glycosylase produces the protein MKVQIEESWRRQLQEEFDKPYFEHLVGFVKEEYARYTVFPPGSRIFHAYNTCPFEKVKVVILGQDPYHEPGQYYGLCFSVMDGVPFPPSLVNIFKEIQNDLGKPIPCSGRLERWADQGVLLINAILTVRAHQAGSHQGKGWEEFTDAVIRRLNDEREHIVFMLWGAYAQKKGVFIDRTRHCVLTAPHPSPLSADRGFFGCKHFSKANAYFRSKGLAEIEW, from the coding sequence ATGAAAGTACAAATAGAAGAAAGCTGGCGGAGACAATTACAGGAAGAGTTCGATAAACCCTATTTTGAGCATTTAGTGGGATTTGTGAAAGAGGAATATGCGCGTTATACGGTTTTCCCTCCGGGAAGTCGGATTTTTCATGCTTACAATACTTGTCCTTTTGAAAAGGTAAAGGTAGTCATTCTGGGGCAGGATCCCTATCACGAGCCGGGGCAGTATTACGGACTTTGCTTTTCGGTGATGGACGGAGTTCCTTTCCCGCCTTCGTTGGTAAATATTTTCAAAGAGATACAGAACGATCTGGGGAAGCCTATTCCCTGTTCGGGACGTTTGGAGCGCTGGGCGGATCAGGGAGTATTATTGATCAATGCCATTCTGACCGTACGGGCACATCAGGCCGGTTCGCATCAGGGAAAAGGCTGGGAAGAGTTTACGGATGCCGTGATCCGGCGACTGAATGATGAACGGGAGCATATCGTGTTTATGTTGTGGGGGGCGTATGCTCAGAAAAAAGGGGTTTTTATCGACCGTACTCGGCATTGTGTACTGACGGCTCCCCATCCTTCCCCGCTGTCTGCAGACCGGGGCTTTTTCGGATGCAAGCATTTCAGTAAAGCCAATGCCTATTTCCGGAGTAAAGGATTGGCAGAAATCGAGTGGTGA
- a CDS encoding M48 family metallopeptidase: MKKWMLVVLVLAGSVSWGQAQIKIGNRTINTKKVLNAASEVASAITLSDEDVAALCRESVKWMDEQNPVSDPGSAYSKRLDSLMKKVGEIEGLKLNYKVYEVVDINAFACGDGSIRVFSALMDLMDDDELMAVIGHEIGHVVHTDSKDAMKNAYLAAAAKSAAGAAGGVLEKLTDSQLGEIAQALSNAQFSQKQETEADEYGFEFCIKHGFDPYGMANALEKLNNLSEGQKASKFQQMFSSHPDSAKRASRMKEKADAYLNK; this comes from the coding sequence ATGAAAAAATGGATGTTAGTGGTTCTGGTGTTGGCCGGAAGTGTGAGCTGGGGACAGGCTCAGATAAAAATCGGAAACCGTACGATCAATACGAAGAAAGTGTTGAATGCGGCTTCGGAAGTGGCTTCTGCCATTACCTTGTCGGATGAGGATGTAGCTGCTTTGTGCCGTGAGTCGGTGAAATGGATGGATGAGCAAAATCCGGTTTCAGACCCCGGATCGGCTTATTCTAAACGTTTGGATTCGCTGATGAAAAAAGTAGGGGAGATAGAAGGTTTGAAATTGAACTATAAGGTATATGAGGTGGTGGATATCAATGCGTTTGCTTGCGGAGACGGGAGTATTCGGGTATTTTCGGCCTTGATGGACCTGATGGATGACGACGAACTGATGGCAGTTATCGGTCATGAAATCGGTCATGTCGTACATACCGACAGTAAGGATGCCATGAAAAATGCCTATTTGGCTGCTGCTGCAAAGAGCGCGGCAGGAGCTGCAGGAGGAGTATTGGAAAAATTGACCGATTCACAACTGGGGGAGATTGCCCAAGCCTTGTCGAATGCTCAATTTTCACAAAAACAAGAAACTGAAGCCGATGAATATGGGTTTGAATTTTGTATCAAACATGGTTTCGATCCTTATGGGATGGCTAATGCACTGGAGAAGTTGAATAATTTGTCCGAGGGACAAAAGGCATCTAAATTTCAGCAGATGTTTTCTAGTCATCCCGATAGTGCCAAACGGGCGTCCCGGATGAAAGAGAAAGCGGATGCTTATCTGAATAAATAG
- a CDS encoding TonB-dependent receptor — protein MSSVFFKVCLFGFIGLACPTALLKAEGIIKGTVLDKNSGEPVIGAAVMLEQTLKGAATDLDGSFSISGIPAGKYNLHVSCLSYTTLKVEGVEITDDRTVELKIVLEAATEALEEVTVRAVRKMNSEVAMVNAVKASPVVMSAVSSQLITKSQDRDASEVVKRIPGISIIDDKFVIARGLSQRYNNVWINNSAVPSSEADSRAFSFDIVPSAQIENIMIMKSPSPEIPADFTGGFIKISTKDTPEKNQYMLSYGVSVNDRTHFRNFKYNKGSATDWLGFDNGMRMVKGGIKGVFDNEDAASVEEMTKQGFNNDWKVRHKKPFPDQRFSFMFGQVFKGGEDRKLALTGALNYSNTGKSYIGMENSRFGVYNKVKDEPIYQYKYTDNQYTRNARLGAMLNLAFTGSKSRFYFRNIFNQLGSNRYTERRGWQNISSLYIQEKAEYIYGSRSTYCGQFSGVHDLPAGTLDWNLGYSYANKNQPDRRIIERQQNDIVGDVNYGKMRIDQNDIYRDFLRLDEHIVSFGANYNYLFNESGGFTPTLKAGVYGEYCKRDYKNRAYYYRFYEDHMPAGFAYEPVVENILQAENFGADKLYLYDDTDNKNSYKGNNLLYAAYLALNIPWQRFNVYAGVRLENRNMTLTNYISSNAWISKDTDFDNTDFFPSVNVSYNLTDKQLIRFAYGKSVNRQEFREVSSSVYEDFELFSDVKGNPDLKPAYIHNLDLRYEWYPASGESVSVALFYKHFRHPIEWTFRDGGGSYTYTFENADKARNYGVEVDIRKDLEFIGLRNFMLNLNGSWIKSKVSFDSENSLEHDRPMQGQSPYLVNAGLFYQTEKAGVMAGVLYNRIGKRIVGIGRSDMSVGGSINNDIPDMYEMPHDALDIVLSKKFGKQVEVKLNAKDVIGQDAVFKQFPRFEDANGQIVEREQTTKRFAPGRSFTLSVSIHL, from the coding sequence ATGTCAAGTGTGTTTTTTAAGGTCTGTTTGTTTGGTTTTATCGGGTTGGCCTGTCCCACAGCATTGTTGAAAGCTGAAGGGATTATAAAAGGGACAGTATTGGATAAAAACAGTGGGGAACCGGTGATCGGTGCTGCTGTTATGCTCGAGCAGACGCTGAAAGGGGCTGCTACCGATCTGGATGGTAGCTTTTCGATTTCCGGGATACCGGCAGGGAAATATAATCTGCATGTTTCTTGTCTGTCTTATACTACTTTGAAGGTGGAAGGGGTTGAAATAACGGACGATCGTACCGTGGAACTGAAGATCGTGCTGGAAGCTGCTACCGAAGCATTGGAGGAAGTGACTGTGCGGGCTGTCCGTAAGATGAACAGCGAGGTGGCCATGGTGAATGCTGTTAAGGCTTCGCCTGTAGTGATGAGTGCGGTTTCCAGTCAGCTGATCACCAAAAGCCAGGATCGGGATGCTTCGGAGGTTGTAAAACGTATTCCGGGAATATCGATTATCGACGATAAGTTCGTTATTGCCCGGGGATTATCCCAGCGATACAATAATGTATGGATCAATAATAGTGCTGTTCCTAGTTCGGAGGCGGATTCGAGGGCTTTTTCTTTCGATATCGTTCCTAGTGCCCAGATCGAGAATATTATGATCATGAAGTCGCCTTCTCCGGAGATTCCGGCCGATTTTACCGGAGGTTTTATCAAAATCAGTACGAAAGATACTCCTGAAAAAAATCAATATATGCTGAGTTATGGGGTTAGTGTGAATGATCGGACTCATTTCAGGAATTTCAAATACAATAAGGGAAGTGCAACCGATTGGCTTGGATTTGACAATGGGATGCGAATGGTAAAAGGGGGGATAAAAGGAGTGTTCGATAATGAAGATGCGGCTTCGGTGGAAGAGATGACAAAACAGGGGTTTAACAATGATTGGAAAGTGAGGCATAAAAAGCCCTTTCCCGACCAGCGTTTCTCTTTCATGTTCGGCCAGGTGTTCAAGGGAGGAGAAGACAGGAAACTGGCTTTAACCGGAGCCTTGAATTATAGCAATACCGGTAAAAGTTATATCGGCATGGAAAACTCCCGTTTCGGTGTGTATAACAAAGTAAAGGATGAGCCGATTTATCAGTATAAATATACCGATAACCAATATACCCGGAACGCCAGGTTGGGGGCGATGCTGAATCTGGCCTTTACGGGGAGTAAAAGCCGTTTTTATTTCCGGAATATTTTTAACCAATTGGGAAGTAACCGATATACCGAACGTCGTGGTTGGCAGAATATCAGCTCTTTATATATTCAGGAAAAAGCAGAATATATTTATGGCAGCCGCAGTACCTATTGTGGGCAATTTTCGGGAGTCCACGATTTGCCGGCAGGGACACTGGATTGGAATCTGGGTTATTCGTATGCAAATAAAAACCAGCCGGACAGGCGGATTATCGAGCGTCAGCAAAACGATATCGTAGGGGATGTGAACTATGGAAAAATGAGGATCGACCAAAACGATATCTATAGGGATTTCCTGCGTTTGGATGAACACATTGTATCTTTCGGTGCGAATTACAATTATCTTTTCAATGAAAGCGGAGGATTTACGCCGACCCTGAAAGCGGGGGTATATGGAGAGTATTGTAAGAGAGATTATAAAAACCGGGCCTATTATTACCGGTTTTATGAAGATCATATGCCTGCAGGATTCGCTTATGAGCCGGTGGTGGAAAATATTTTGCAGGCAGAAAATTTCGGAGCTGACAAGCTTTATCTCTATGATGATACGGATAATAAAAATAGTTATAAAGGGAATAATCTGTTGTATGCGGCTTATCTGGCTTTGAATATCCCCTGGCAGCGTTTTAATGTTTATGCAGGGGTACGGCTGGAAAACAGGAATATGACACTGACCAATTATATCAGTTCGAATGCCTGGATTTCTAAAGACACTGACTTTGACAATACCGATTTTTTCCCTTCTGTGAATGTCAGTTATAATCTGACAGATAAACAATTGATCCGTTTTGCTTACGGTAAGTCGGTGAACCGGCAGGAATTTCGGGAAGTTTCGTCGTCTGTGTACGAAGATTTCGAATTGTTCAGTGATGTAAAAGGAAATCCGGATTTGAAACCGGCCTATATTCATAATCTGGATTTACGTTACGAATGGTATCCGGCTAGTGGCGAATCGGTATCTGTAGCTTTGTTTTACAAGCATTTCCGGCATCCGATCGAATGGACTTTCCGGGATGGTGGCGGAAGTTATACCTATACTTTTGAAAATGCCGATAAGGCCCGGAATTATGGTGTGGAGGTAGATATTCGTAAAGATTTGGAATTTATCGGTTTGCGGAATTTTATGTTGAACCTGAATGGGTCGTGGATAAAGAGTAAAGTTTCTTTCGATAGTGAGAATAGCCTGGAGCATGACCGGCCGATGCAGGGCCAATCGCCTTACCTGGTGAATGCAGGGTTGTTTTACCAGACGGAAAAAGCAGGCGTGATGGCCGGAGTGCTTTATAACCGGATAGGAAAAAGGATTGTCGGAATCGGGCGGTCGGATATGAGTGTGGGAGGATCTATCAATAACGATATCCCGGATATGTACGAAATGCCTCATGATGCACTCGATATTGTATTGAGCAAAAAGTTCGGAAAACAAGTAGAGGTGAAACTAAATGCGAAGGACGTCATCGGGCAGGATGCTGTGTTTAAACAATTTCCCAGGTTTGAAGACGCGAATGGACAGATCGTGGAAAGGGAACAAACCACAAAGCGTTTTGCACCGGGGAGATCCTTTACCTTAAGTGTGAGTATTCATTTGTAA
- the pstC gene encoding phosphate ABC transporter permease subunit PstC: MMEEEDKIVQKTSRIRLIKDKMAGSMMLTFTLVSVLLVVLIGIGLVLKSLPILHDKSLWELLSGAKWKPMRGDFGFLPFIMGTLWVTAIAILWTLPVSLFTAIFLTENSKSWVKRVVFPALDILAGLPSVVYGVWGILVVVPWISDRLAPHFVEYSTGYSTLAAGIVLGIMILPLLISLFVELFSSVPKEYREASLSLGATRWQTTKYVLLKKTFPGIVASVTLAISRAMGETIAVLMVCGNIVQLPDSLFDGCYPLPALIANNYGEMLSLPLYESALMFAALILFVVVFVFNIASRLILRKLERNLV; this comes from the coding sequence ATGATGGAGGAAGAAGATAAGATTGTACAAAAAACTTCCAGGATCCGCCTGATCAAAGATAAGATGGCCGGATCAATGATGTTGACTTTTACGTTAGTGTCTGTGTTGTTGGTCGTGCTGATCGGTATTGGTCTGGTGCTGAAATCTTTGCCTATTTTACACGACAAATCCCTGTGGGAGTTACTTAGTGGAGCGAAATGGAAACCGATGCGCGGGGATTTCGGTTTCCTGCCGTTTATTATGGGTACCCTTTGGGTGACGGCTATCGCTATCCTTTGGACTTTACCGGTTTCGTTATTTACCGCTATTTTCCTGACGGAAAATTCTAAGAGTTGGGTGAAAAGGGTGGTGTTTCCGGCTCTCGATATTTTGGCCGGTCTGCCTTCGGTCGTCTATGGAGTGTGGGGTATTTTAGTCGTAGTCCCCTGGATTTCCGATCGGTTGGCTCCACACTTTGTGGAATATTCTACAGGTTATTCCACACTGGCTGCCGGTATTGTATTGGGGATCATGATCCTGCCTTTGCTGATCAGTTTGTTTGTGGAATTATTTTCTTCTGTTCCTAAGGAATACCGGGAAGCTTCCTTATCCTTGGGAGCAACCCGTTGGCAGACGACGAAATATGTATTGCTGAAGAAGACTTTCCCGGGGATAGTAGCTTCGGTGACCCTGGCTATTTCGAGGGCTATGGGGGAGACGATCGCCGTGTTGATGGTGTGTGGAAATATTGTACAACTTCCCGACTCGTTATTCGACGGTTGTTATCCGTTGCCGGCATTGATCGCCAATAACTACGGGGAAATGTTGTCATTGCCGCTTTATGAATCGGCATTGATGTTTGCCGCTTTGATTTTGTTTGTGGTCGTATTTGTCTTTAATATCGCTTCCCGCCTGATCCTTAGAAAGCTGGAACGGAATTTGGTATGA
- a CDS encoding phosphate ABC transporter ATP-binding protein: MSDLNETELKKGFFRPNQKFCTDDSKRSNIVVDHLNVTIQHNHILKEVSAVIPDRKITCIIGPSGCGKSTLLKSLNRLLDTNEEVHISGSVLVDGEELYAPGVEITHIRRKMGLLSQRPCPLPMSVYDNIAYGCRIHGIRNRKKLNMIVRHYLQAVGLWEEVKDRLHTPAGRMSIGQQQRLCLARGLAVEPQFILADEATSALDPISSKTIEDLFLKLKEEYAIVLVTHTLRQALRIADYVIFMYMGEIIEAGPAEQIFKNPQKELTQKYLAGVFS; encoded by the coding sequence ATGTCCGATTTGAATGAAACAGAATTGAAAAAAGGTTTTTTTCGTCCGAATCAGAAATTTTGTACCGATGATTCCAAAAGATCGAACATTGTCGTAGACCATTTGAATGTCACTATCCAGCACAATCATATTCTGAAAGAGGTGTCGGCAGTTATTCCGGACCGGAAGATTACCTGTATTATCGGTCCTTCGGGTTGTGGAAAGTCGACTTTGCTCAAGAGCTTGAACCGTCTGTTGGATACGAATGAAGAGGTTCATATTTCGGGTAGTGTGTTGGTAGACGGGGAAGAATTGTATGCTCCGGGAGTAGAGATTACACATATACGGCGTAAGATGGGATTGTTGTCGCAACGTCCCTGTCCGCTACCGATGTCTGTTTATGATAATATCGCTTACGGTTGCCGGATTCATGGTATACGTAACCGGAAGAAGCTGAATATGATCGTACGCCATTACCTGCAGGCTGTGGGATTATGGGAAGAGGTGAAAGATCGTTTGCATACTCCGGCAGGTCGGATGTCTATCGGACAGCAACAACGCCTCTGTCTGGCCCGGGGATTAGCTGTCGAACCCCAGTTTATCCTGGCAGACGAAGCGACTTCGGCTTTGGATCCTATATCGAGTAAAACCATCGAGGATCTGTTTTTAAAACTTAAAGAGGAATATGCTATCGTATTGGTGACGCATACGTTGCGTCAGGCCTTACGAATTGCCGATTATGTGATCTTTATGTATATGGGAGAGATCATCGAGGCCGGACCGGCAGAACAAATCTTTAAAAATCCACAAAAGGAGTTGACACAGAAATATTTGGCCGGGGTATTTAGTTAG
- a CDS encoding PstA family ABC transporter permease: protein MKLKFIEEKAMKVVMLVTTLLVFLFVGSILYTIVKNGWGAMNWEMISSLPGGGFYIGKEGGLLNAIVGSLYIVGASTVLGLAVSIPVVFYLNVYLKKNSKRGSFARLAYDVLFGIPSIVYGAFAFTIMIYLGLKTSLAGGIIVITLLIIPIFIRSMDEIARELPQDMLNASYSLGATRYETIKVVVRQIAPGIATATLLSIGRAIGDAAAVLFTAGYTDNIPTSLGQPAATLPLAVFFQLSSPIPAVQERAYAAALILTIIVLILSILGRIITNRFSRNKIQ from the coding sequence ATGAAATTGAAATTTATTGAAGAGAAGGCTATGAAAGTGGTGATGTTGGTGACAACATTACTGGTATTTTTGTTTGTAGGCAGTATTTTATATACCATCGTCAAAAACGGCTGGGGAGCCATGAATTGGGAAATGATTTCCTCTTTGCCGGGAGGCGGGTTTTACATCGGCAAAGAAGGAGGGTTGCTGAATGCTATCGTCGGTTCGTTGTATATTGTGGGAGCTTCTACGGTATTGGGGCTGGCGGTGAGTATTCCTGTCGTGTTTTATCTGAATGTATATCTGAAAAAAAATTCGAAACGGGGTTCGTTCGCCCGACTGGCGTATGATGTGCTTTTCGGAATCCCTTCGATCGTATACGGGGCTTTTGCTTTTACCATCATGATCTATTTGGGGTTGAAGACTTCTTTGGCCGGTGGTATTATTGTCATAACGCTATTGATCATTCCGATTTTTATCCGTTCGATGGACGAGATTGCCCGGGAATTGCCGCAGGATATGCTGAATGCTTCTTATTCCCTGGGAGCTACGCGTTACGAAACGATCAAAGTGGTTGTCCGGCAGATCGCTCCGGGTATCGCTACAGCTACTTTGTTGTCTATCGGCCGGGCGATCGGAGATGCTGCTGCGGTGTTGTTCACTGCCGGGTATACGGATAATATCCCGACTTCCCTGGGACAGCCGGCAGCCACTTTGCCTCTGGCCGTATTTTTTCAGCTGAGCAGCCCTATACCCGCAGTTCAGGAAAGGGCGTATGCCGCCGCTTTGATATTGACTATTATTGTTTTGATATTGAGTATCCTGGGACGGATTATTACGAACCGTTTCTCCAGGAATAAAATTCAGTAA
- a CDS encoding flavodoxin family protein, whose protein sequence is MKVVLINGSPHRKGNTFIALSEVAGALEKEGVQTEIIQLGIKAVQGCIACNKCAELGHCVFQDTLYNQVREALQEADGIVVGSPVYYAGPNGALCALLDRVFYSCSELLAYKAGASVAVCRRGGASATFDRLNKYFTILNMPVVSSQYWNSVHGMRPGEATEDAEGLQTMRMLGRNMAWLLKGVKREERPEPELRVMTNFIR, encoded by the coding sequence ATGAAAGTCGTCTTAATAAATGGAAGTCCTCACCGGAAAGGGAATACGTTTATCGCCCTTTCGGAAGTAGCGGGGGCACTTGAAAAAGAAGGTGTACAAACGGAGATAATCCAACTTGGGATAAAAGCGGTGCAAGGGTGTATTGCTTGTAATAAGTGTGCAGAGTTGGGACATTGTGTATTTCAGGACACCCTTTATAATCAGGTCAGAGAAGCATTGCAGGAAGCAGATGGTATCGTCGTTGGTTCGCCGGTATATTATGCCGGTCCGAACGGGGCGCTCTGTGCATTGCTCGACCGGGTGTTTTATTCCTGTTCGGAATTGTTGGCTTACAAAGCCGGAGCTTCGGTGGCTGTTTGTCGCCGGGGTGGGGCGAGTGCCACTTTCGACCGGTTGAACAAATATTTTACTATCCTGAATATGCCGGTAGTTTCTTCGCAATACTGGAATAGCGTTCATGGGATGCGGCCCGGAGAAGCAACAGAGGATGCCGAAGGACTTCAGACTATGCGTATGCTGGGCCGGAATATGGCTTGGTTGCTGAAAGGAGTGAAACGGGAAGAACGGCCGGAACCGGAACTTCGGGTCATGACTAATTTTATACGATGA
- the rd gene encoding rubredoxin yields the protein MKKYICTVCDYVYDPVQGDPDAGIEPGTAFEDLPDDWVCPLCGVGKDEFEPYEE from the coding sequence ATGAAAAAGTACATTTGCACTGTATGTGATTACGTTTATGATCCGGTACAAGGTGATCCGGATGCTGGTATCGAACCGGGAACAGCTTTCGAAGATTTGCCTGATGATTGGGTCTGTCCCTTGTGTGGGGTCGGTAAAGATGAATTCGAACCCTATGAAGAATAA